Proteins encoded within one genomic window of Oligoflexus sp.:
- a CDS encoding agmatine deiminase family protein — MTMTRIGLTALTLTFLTACGQQAHNSSVKGHPEYISDKYTAQTDKDGILVTPTAVPEYRDSKAVVISLTVLTSSAQHAMAKALLDSGIETLYVMVPRVYAYKTAAASPDFLPLKRLGGDLSRVVLVPAKDSAATSAELSKGEKYLTVWARDWSPQPAYTADGQLVLLDFNYYSNRDADDSAARSLIELFNQSLPTDAILTSPDVVARVSVPVYNEGGNFMNNDDGACLMTTRVTDANSADAIMEAAADNRRKNIKNDEVMDKSEIIRQYKEKAGCKSVSIFPRIPYEGTGHIDMWAKFLDNKTVIVNELRDEIVNLSWYTEEEKAKAIEIQNYLEARAQDIKNLGFDVIRIPMPAPVFGYAAYADDKKTQIIQVPDIFRSYTNSITVNGYAVTPRYVAMDAEADLYDAKTERYLGSQPLKNAYPDEAFVQAYENEARAAYEKLNYKMNFVTVDNLISIGGAIHCTTMQIAKAPTIL, encoded by the coding sequence ATGACAATGACTCGAATTGGACTTACCGCCCTGACTCTGACTTTTCTGACCGCTTGCGGTCAGCAGGCTCACAACAGTTCCGTCAAGGGACACCCGGAATATATCTCGGATAAATACACGGCCCAGACCGACAAAGACGGCATCCTTGTGACGCCGACCGCCGTCCCGGAATATCGTGATTCCAAGGCTGTGGTGATTTCGCTGACGGTTCTTACATCATCGGCACAGCACGCGATGGCCAAGGCACTGCTGGATAGCGGTATCGAAACACTCTACGTCATGGTTCCCCGTGTCTATGCCTATAAAACTGCGGCAGCGAGCCCGGATTTTCTTCCACTGAAACGCCTGGGTGGCGACTTGAGCCGCGTGGTTCTGGTTCCAGCGAAAGACTCAGCTGCGACGTCCGCGGAACTCTCGAAGGGCGAGAAATATCTGACAGTCTGGGCCCGCGACTGGTCGCCACAACCCGCTTACACCGCTGACGGACAGTTGGTTCTTTTGGATTTTAACTACTACTCGAACCGTGATGCCGATGACTCGGCGGCTCGCTCGCTCATCGAACTTTTCAACCAGAGTCTGCCCACTGACGCCATCCTGACAAGCCCAGACGTCGTGGCCCGCGTCAGCGTTCCCGTCTATAACGAAGGCGGGAACTTCATGAATAACGACGACGGCGCCTGCCTCATGACCACCCGCGTGACGGACGCGAACAGCGCCGACGCGATCATGGAAGCTGCTGCCGACAATCGCCGGAAGAATATCAAAAACGACGAAGTCATGGACAAGTCGGAAATTATCCGCCAGTACAAGGAAAAAGCCGGCTGTAAATCCGTGTCGATCTTCCCGCGGATTCCCTATGAAGGCACAGGCCACATCGATATGTGGGCCAAGTTCCTGGATAATAAAACTGTGATCGTGAATGAACTGCGTGATGAAATCGTGAACCTCTCGTGGTACACCGAAGAGGAAAAAGCCAAGGCCATTGAAATCCAAAACTATCTGGAAGCCCGCGCCCAGGACATCAAAAATCTCGGCTTCGATGTGATTCGCATTCCGATGCCGGCTCCCGTATTCGGCTATGCGGCTTATGCCGATGATAAGAAGACCCAGATCATCCAGGTGCCTGACATCTTCCGTTCGTACACCAACTCAATCACAGTCAATGGCTATGCGGTGACCCCACGCTATGTGGCGATGGACGCGGAAGCGGATCTCTATGATGCGAAGACCGAAAGGTATTTGGGCAGCCAGCCTCTGAAGAACGCTTACCCTGACGAGGCCTTTGTCCAGGCTTATGAGAACGAAGCCCGTGCTGCCTATGAAAAACTGAATTATAAGATGAATTTTGTAACGGTCGATAACCTGATCTCGATCGGTGGTGCGATCCATTGCACGACCATGCAGATCGCCAAGGCTCCGACCATCCTTTAA
- a CDS encoding serine/threonine-protein kinase: MAKNTYVLGRRIARGGMAEIYLGIAVGEAAFQKIVAVKRILPHYAQDREFIEMFRDEAHICKRLQHNNIVQVYDFTEVDGSYALIMEHVDGADLRSLLSACETAKTRLSLPMALHIAACSARALHYAHTKADEITSEPLGIVHRDISPQNILISYEGDVKITDFGIASAENKLTETKPGVVKGKYSYMSPEQVLAKPLDGRSDVFSLAVVLWETLAMKRLFAGMSEVESIRKVQNCEIPYDLCELNPEVDKDLRAIVMKGLAKDRKERYQTAAAFEKDLSRYLHSRYSEFTSRELGNFLKRILAKRRDKTQEDIRETLAQASKPAVVAPAANMVVGQTAGAMPPAMAEAAREMPTTDASRLGSNHAPTPLMDDRTITLSGGFKKNHPSRIMVVDQAYQQGENTATRQRPRNNNISPPPRRATRSKIPMILLLVGMLVGVLYFNRDELVIDKKLQIDLRTSPEVITLKVNGVKIYDGAYVKSPVKLRLAPGAYEMEISRPGYQKEAIRFQGDAGEVLKPEKIFLKKLPHAMLYPVRLLSSGSKVFVDIDNGLFEGETPLLVELTPGTTHFVTFRAVDESAQYKCEFRVDRAPQAGVPSTLVITPASSGQRARCQIKN, translated from the coding sequence ATGGCGAAGAACACTTATGTGTTAGGCAGAAGAATTGCCCGAGGCGGGATGGCCGAGATTTATCTTGGCATAGCCGTGGGTGAGGCTGCCTTTCAAAAAATCGTCGCCGTGAAACGCATCCTGCCGCATTACGCGCAGGATCGGGAATTCATCGAGATGTTTCGCGATGAAGCGCATATCTGTAAGCGCCTTCAGCACAACAATATCGTCCAGGTTTATGACTTTACCGAAGTCGATGGCTCCTATGCTCTGATCATGGAGCATGTGGATGGCGCCGACCTTCGTTCGCTTCTGTCGGCTTGCGAGACGGCGAAGACCCGTCTGTCCCTGCCCATGGCTCTGCATATCGCGGCCTGCTCGGCCCGTGCGCTCCACTATGCGCACACCAAAGCGGATGAAATCACGAGCGAACCCCTTGGGATTGTGCATCGCGATATTTCCCCGCAAAACATTCTGATCAGTTACGAAGGTGATGTGAAGATCACCGACTTCGGGATTGCCTCGGCCGAGAATAAACTCACCGAGACCAAGCCTGGGGTTGTCAAAGGCAAATATTCCTACATGAGCCCCGAGCAGGTGCTGGCCAAACCTTTGGATGGCCGCTCGGATGTCTTCAGCTTGGCCGTTGTGCTGTGGGAAACCCTGGCCATGAAGCGGCTCTTCGCCGGCATGTCCGAGGTGGAAAGCATTCGCAAGGTTCAGAACTGCGAAATTCCCTATGACCTCTGTGAATTGAATCCGGAAGTGGATAAGGACCTTCGGGCCATCGTGATGAAGGGCCTTGCGAAGGACAGAAAGGAACGCTACCAGACGGCGGCGGCCTTTGAGAAGGATCTTTCGCGTTATCTCCATTCGCGTTACTCCGAATTCACCTCGCGTGAACTCGGCAACTTCCTGAAGCGCATCCTGGCCAAACGTCGGGATAAGACTCAGGAAGATATTCGGGAAACCCTGGCCCAGGCCTCGAAGCCTGCTGTCGTGGCTCCAGCCGCGAATATGGTTGTGGGTCAGACCGCAGGTGCGATGCCTCCGGCGATGGCGGAAGCCGCGCGCGAAATGCCCACCACGGATGCCTCGCGATTGGGCAGCAATCATGCTCCGACGCCTTTGATGGATGATCGCACCATTACGCTATCAGGTGGTTTCAAGAAGAACCATCCGTCGCGCATCATGGTGGTGGATCAGGCCTATCAGCAGGGTGAAAATACAGCCACACGGCAGAGGCCCCGGAATAACAATATTTCGCCGCCGCCGCGTCGGGCGACTCGCAGTAAAATTCCCATGATTCTGCTTCTGGTTGGAATGCTGGTCGGCGTGCTCTATTTCAATCGCGATGAGCTGGTGATTGACAAGAAACTTCAGATCGATCTGCGCACCTCACCCGAGGTTATCACCCTTAAGGTCAATGGCGTGAAGATCTATGATGGCGCTTATGTGAAGTCACCTGTGAAACTTCGTTTGGCGCCGGGTGCCTATGAAATGGAAATCAGCCGCCCCGGTTATCAGAAGGAAGCGATCCGCTTCCAGGGTGATGCGGGCGAGGTCTTGAAACCGGAAAAGATATTCCTGAAAAAACTGCCTCATGCCATGCTTTATCCCGTACGTCTTTTGTCGTCGGGCAGCAAGGTCTTCGTGGATATCGACAACGGCCTTTTCGAAGGGGAAACACCGCTGCTCGTTGAACTCACACCTGGAACCACGCATTTCGTGACCTTCCGCGCCGTGGATGAAAGCGCGCAGTATAAGTGCGAATTCCGGGTCGACCGGGCGCCACAGGCGGGTGTGCCTTCGACTCTTGTGATCACTCCAGCGTCTTCGGGACAAAGGGCCCGCTGTCAGATCAAGAATTGA